One window of Chamaesiphon minutus PCC 6605 genomic DNA carries:
- a CDS encoding Spy/CpxP family protein refolding chaperone: MNHHRTAIAIGSVMTALVVVTPAQAQPVALTQLFPALVGVKLQPAQTASLAQLSQQTLPLVRRLLSSTQVQQFDAALGQGQSVRAALFSLDLSRSQQFKLSRKLQSVKSQLNEILTPEQQQQVIQNALALPQRSIR, translated from the coding sequence ATGAATCACCACCGCACGGCAATTGCGATCGGTAGCGTTATGACCGCCCTCGTAGTAGTAACGCCCGCCCAAGCTCAACCTGTCGCACTCACACAGTTGTTCCCCGCACTGGTTGGAGTCAAACTCCAACCCGCACAAACAGCTAGTTTAGCGCAACTCAGTCAGCAGACCTTACCGTTAGTCAGACGGTTGCTCTCTTCCACCCAAGTGCAACAGTTTGATGCTGCACTTGGGCAGGGTCAATCGGTAAGAGCTGCATTATTCTCTCTCGATCTATCGAGATCGCAACAATTTAAATTGTCCCGTAAATTGCAGTCGGTCAAATCGCAACTTAACGAAATTCTCACACCCGAACAACAGCAGCAAGTTATTCAAAATGCACTTGCTTTACCACAACGATCGATTAGGTAG